The following coding sequences lie in one Salarias fasciatus chromosome 7 unlocalized genomic scaffold, fSalaFa1.1 super_scaffold_4, whole genome shotgun sequence genomic window:
- the denr gene encoding density-regulated protein isoform X2, with protein sequence MATTEMESGSSESHVSADPDSKYPLKVLYCGVCSLPSEYCEYMPEPAKCRQWLEKNFPDVFARMTVANAPKQEPGTGDAPPAGEEEEKKKQKRGGRGQIKQKKKTVPQKVTIAKIPRAKKKYVTRVCGLATFDIDLKEAQRFFAQKFSCGASVTAEDEIIIQGDFTDDIIDVIQEKWPEVDDDSIDDLGEVKK encoded by the exons ATGGCGACTACTGAGATGGAGTCCGGGTCTTCGGAGAGTCACGTGAGCGCCGACCCCGATTCCAAGTACCCGCTGAAGGTCCTGTATTGTGGAG tGTGCTCTCTGCCCTCAGAG TACTGCGAGTACATGCCGGAGCCGGCGAAGTGCCGGCAGTGGCTGGAGAAGAACTTTCCAGACGTGTTTGCCAGGATGACCGTTG CCAACGCCCCCAAACAGGAGCCCGGCACCGGAGACGCTCCCCCTGctggcgaggaggaggagaagaagaagcagaagagag GAGGCAGAGGTCAgatcaaacagaagaagaagacggtGCCTCAGAAAGTCACGATAGCAAAGATCCCCAGAGCCAAGAAGAAATACGTGACGCGGGTCTGCGGCCTGGCCACCTTCG acatcgACCTGAAGGAGGCTCAGCGGTTCTTTGCCCAGAAGTTCTCTTGCGGTGCCTCCGTCACGGCCGAGGATGAAATCATCATTCAGGGAGATTTTACAGACGACATCATAGACGTCATCCAGGAGAAGTGGCCCGAG GTGGACGACGACAGCATCGATGATCTGGGTGAAGTGAAGAAGTGA
- the denr gene encoding density-regulated protein isoform X1, whose translation MATTEMESGSSESHVSADPDSKYPLKVLYCGVCSLPSEYCEYMPEPAKCRQWLEKNFPDVFARMTVGPAANAPKQEPGTGDAPPAGEEEEKKKQKRGGRGQIKQKKKTVPQKVTIAKIPRAKKKYVTRVCGLATFDIDLKEAQRFFAQKFSCGASVTAEDEIIIQGDFTDDIIDVIQEKWPEVDDDSIDDLGEVKK comes from the exons ATGGCGACTACTGAGATGGAGTCCGGGTCTTCGGAGAGTCACGTGAGCGCCGACCCCGATTCCAAGTACCCGCTGAAGGTCCTGTATTGTGGAG tGTGCTCTCTGCCCTCAGAG TACTGCGAGTACATGCCGGAGCCGGCGAAGTGCCGGCAGTGGCTGGAGAAGAACTTTCCAGACGTGTTTGCCAGGATGACCGTT GGCCCGGCAGCCAACGCCCCCAAACAGGAGCCCGGCACCGGAGACGCTCCCCCTGctggcgaggaggaggagaagaagaagcagaagagag GAGGCAGAGGTCAgatcaaacagaagaagaagacggtGCCTCAGAAAGTCACGATAGCAAAGATCCCCAGAGCCAAGAAGAAATACGTGACGCGGGTCTGCGGCCTGGCCACCTTCG acatcgACCTGAAGGAGGCTCAGCGGTTCTTTGCCCAGAAGTTCTCTTGCGGTGCCTCCGTCACGGCCGAGGATGAAATCATCATTCAGGGAGATTTTACAGACGACATCATAGACGTCATCCAGGAGAAGTGGCCCGAG GTGGACGACGACAGCATCGATGATCTGGGTGAAGTGAAGAAGTGA